Part of the Zea mays cultivar B73 chromosome 4, Zm-B73-REFERENCE-NAM-5.0, whole genome shotgun sequence genome is shown below.
GTGTTCCAGTGTGTATATGCTGCTAGCAGTAGCAGCCATTATATTATATATGTTCTGCTATGTTTCAGATTGGCCATGATAGTGCATGGAATTTGAATCTTTATCCCTGATATGCCATCACGGTGTCTAAAAAGACATTGGTAGAACACAGATGAAATTACTACTATTCTGTATCGAACACATGCAAGCTGGATTAGGTCAGAGATGGATAGCACCAAAGATCGGGCCTCCAGTAAATGTCGTGCTGACACTGCTGCATGGGTCTGGTTGTTGTGGTCACAGAACTGGTAGAGTTAGATGGCTGGCtaagggtaacaaaagtgaaaatTAATTTCAGTGGCACGATTAGTTAGAAAAATGATAAGCACATGTAGCAAAAAATCTTGTCATTtgaactactacaagaagatcatGATCCATTCATGCACATTATGTTTTGTCAGTCTTCCATACTACTTGTAGACCGTGTGGAAATTGTACTGTGTTGCCCTGCTTTCTTTATAGTATTGTGAGGACGTGAGGGAGTTCATAGTGCATCCTGTCTCTAAAGATTGTATTCCGGTTTATACGTGCTGTTCACAGTATCGGCCTATGCCTGTTCTGCTATTCTGAAATTGGCCACCATATTGTTTTTCATTGTCTGGTTACTTAGCACTCATGTCTTGTTAGAGTTGCAACTAAAATTTTACCTAGCCGGAAAGAGCCAGCACTGTGTTCAACGTTATCAAGGACGCACAGTTCATTGCTTTTGTTCCTCAAACCTTCGTTTCTTTTCAGGGTGTATCAGCTGCTTGGTGAGCCAGGTACCTACTACGGCGTTCGATTCGGAAAGACGATCCCGTGGGTGACAGAGTTTCCCTTTGGTTACATCAAAGACCCACAGTATGTTGGGAGCATGCTTAGCCTCGTGGCGCTTCTGTGCTGGGTTCCGCTTCAGTACGTGTTGCTGTGGTGCCTTGGCTATGTTTTCATGATGTGGGTCGAACACAAGGAAGACTCAGCCAGTCGTGCCAAGGTCATCTCCTAGTTACTTGGTTATTGCAGCTGATAGTTTCCTACTGGTGTCCTAGTGACATTGCATAAACATTCTTTCAAAAAAATTGGTGCATGATTGCTGAGATGTGACCTGCCGTGATTTCGTACATTATATCAAAGTACTGTGGCAACCTCTATTCTTGAGTAATTCATGTCAAGCAGTATTGGTTATGGACTTCAGATGTAGCTTATTGGCTACGAGATCATCTTGTACCCTGGGCAAATGTGCAAATGTTGTTGTCTGAGTCCGAGAAATCTCACTAGGCTAAGTGTTCAACCTCTAGCGCTGGTGTGCACAGGGCTGAGCTTGCCGGGCGGCCCAAACCCCCGCCTTGGTTTGGCCTGTCACGACATGTAGCGAATCAGGACTGTGCCAGCCTGCCTCGATCATCGGGCCGTGCCTAGATCTAAGGCGTGGCACTTCGAGCTAGACCTGGCATGGTCCCTTTTTATTTTTTTCCATCTTTTTCATACAAATATATGCTATACTTGAATATAGAGTATAAAATATAAAAAAACATATGTTTTTATTGGTTATCTAGATATAAATAAATGTTTAGAGATAAAAGCTATGGTTTAAACCCTTGTACATGTATATTTTTAATATGTTTTTGTCATTTAAACGCTCCTTAGGCCCAGTAGGTCATAGGCTGGCCAGGCACGGTTATTAAACTAGGTGgccgaggaggggggggggggttattTTGCATCGCCCGAGTACCGGCATGACGAATCCACCTTCTAACCTCAAAAGAATCATTTTTATACGAAATCGGATGAAAATAAGTAAGAGTCTTCGTTGGATCAATTAGTAGTAGTTATTAGCTGGGGCTTAGTCCAAAGTACATGAGTTTTGCAAGTTAGTTTTCTAACAACTAGTTgaatgttttggcaaaaaaaaaaaaacttagCCCAGTTAGTCTTGCAAGTTTTGATTTCATCCTCTAAACTTCAGAGCTCATCGCCTTTAGAATAGTTTAGCTCACTTTTGAGCTCTAAACCTCTAATATGAGGTGGACTAAAGTATAAGAGTAATTTTGCTGTACATTTTAGAGGTCGAAAGTTTATAAATGAGAGATCCAAACAATTCTTTGAACTAAAATTTGGTTATCTAACAATTATCCCTATACATTAACCATGCTTTAAAACTGTAGCTCATAATAAATCTATAATTTTGTAGTTCTGAGCTTTTTCACTTAAATCCCTTCAGATGCTTAAAAAGGTTGATACAAACATTCAACAAATATTAAGCGTCACGGCTTTCCATATTAGTGATAGCACTGTTTTTCCATACAAGTTGGATAGAGATGCAAATTTATTGAAAACTGTAGCTCCGATCTATAACATTTTATTTTGTGTTTTTTCCCTTGTGAAGccattagagcatctccaacaatgcctcaaactagtGTCTTAAATTGAAATATGGAGCTCTACACAGGAAAAACTACTCCAACAGTGCCCAATTTTATaaaattttgtcaaaaaactatagggcaccctctcaagtgattcaaatatactacaccgtagtgagctgtcctataatctagatttgaggctttactgttggagcggggtgttttgttggtgccctaaattctataaaatatacttattttcaaattatagggcatttttataggtcacattgttggagatgctcttagcatGCTTAAATTATCGATACGATCTTTCAGTAGTATATATGGAATGTACAGATAACTTGCCGCGCCAAACAACTGTAGCTAGTATACGTGTTCCCTCAAAAAAGGAAGTATATATTGCTTACCAAATATATACTACTAACTTCGATTTTTTGTTGATAAAAAATATCGGAAGTACACAAATACACGGATCGGGCTTACGGATATACGGAGTATACAAATACTACTAATTTCGATTTTTTGTTGACAAAAAAGGAAGTATATCCCTGGATCGGACTTACGGATGGGAATCGATACGCCTACGCAGATTTCCTACTAGCTGGGCTGGCCGCTGGTCTATAAAATACTATATGGTAATGGGATGTCGTCCTTACAATTGTTTCCCAACCCCGTATACTATTACTACCAATCTCGATCGATCGGGCGCACCATGGCTGCTCGCTACACCTACACCTACGGCGACGGCCCGGGCGGGAGCTCCTGCTTAAGGATCGGGCTGACCGCGCTGCCGTGCTCCGGCGTGGCGCTCCGCCTCAGCGCCGTCATCGACTGCACCCCGGGCAAGGACCGCATGCCGCCGGTCACCGTCGACTTCCTCAAGAACCTGCCGCTGCAGCAGAGAGAGGCCGAGGCCCCGGCAGCCGTCGCCGCCCAGGTGACGACGGGCCGCTTCACGTGCAGCAGCGGCGACTTCCTCCTCGTCAGCCAGATCCAGCGGGTGGAGGCGATGGTCGCGGCCGCGGGGCTGCCCCGGGAGTGCGCTCTCAGCGTGGAGGAGTTCTTCCGCCTGTCCGCCTCCAACGCCGTTAACACGTTCTACAAGGCGATGGCGATCACCGTGGAGGCGGGCGCGCTCGGGAGCATCGTCGTGGACGAGCACCAGCACGAGCACGAGGAGCTGCCGCCCGGCGCCGTCGTCGGGGAGTGCGCCATATGCTACAATGAGTATCTGGTCGGCGGAGCCACGTCcgtgaagctgctgtgcggccacACGTTCCACCGCAGGTGCATGGACCGCTGGACGGCCGTGAACCGGACGTGCCCCTACTGTCGGGCGCCGGTGCCGGAGGAGAAGCAGGACTGCTGGGACGAGGACGATTATTGCGACGACTCGGTGTCGGAGTACGACGAGGAGGACGACGGCGCCTCGACGGTGCCCGGCCGACCGCAGTAGCCAGGAATTCACGGCCTCTCCGCCTTACTCGACTTGGAGAAGAACATCAGTGTCCCAACTTTTGTTCATACTTGGAGAAGAACATCAGTGTCTAAGGCCTTTTCAGGAAAAAAAGAAACATGAGCTAGTTTAATTAGTTTGATGCTTGTTGCGCGGCTGAAATATTTCTACTGCACGGAAGGCCGTCTATCGGTACTGTTATAGTATATTTGATAGTCTAGATATTATGTCTAGTACACTACCATCGATATATATGTTAAAGTATATTCTGTATTCTATATATTGAGTCTCTTGACTGTCTTATGTATCCGTACTTGTCTTATCTCCTAGACTCCTACGTCACGTGGTTGTATCCGTACTTGTCTTATCTTCTACGTCACGTGGTCTTAAGTTTGAATCCGCGACTAATAAATTAAGTGAGTGTTTAAATGCACTATAAATAATAGTTAACTGTTAAAATTAGCTGAAGACATTCAAACAGTCTAGCTAATAGTTTAGCTATTAGCAATTTTAGCAAATTatctaatagttagctagctatttgTTAGTTAGCTAATTCTGCTATcatttttttagccaactaaggccccgtttcaatctcacgggataaaTTTTAGCTTCTTGCTAAACTTTAGTCATATAAATttaagtgctaaagtttagctcctTAGGATGTTTGGACTACTCTAATAAAATCTAGCACATTGTAATAAAAAGACACTCATGCCCCTAACGTGGAGAGAGAGAATAGGGTTAGAGGGTATGGATGGAAAATGGGGTTTCGTGACTCACGTTTAGCTCTTTTTAGCACCCCTTGAGCAGCTTATGAGATAATATGTGCTAAATTTTTATCACACCACcattagctctcctgtttagatcaccaaatggctaaaagtagctaaaaaagctgctaaagtttatctcatGAGATTAAAACAGGGCCTAAATATAAGCTCTAGTatattcaaacaccccctaaggtCTAAGAGCGCCTCAACATATTAGCACCTCAACGTCTTTGGCTACACTTAATACCTAGTACCTCGACAACAACTCCACATGGTGCCTACCCATAAAGGATATTGATGTCTCGATTTCACTTCCAATCGCCTCATTGCCTTTCGACTATAGATGGCCAAGTGCACTATGCTAAATAGACCGTATAAGGGATGCTAAATAGACCGTAAAAGGGAAATGAAGTTTGATTCATCAAgatttgttttggtgcttgatggccATCACAATCATTTGAGttaactagtttgctaagtgtttGATAACAGATCTATAGGATTGACAATTTAGATTCTAAGTCAGAAACAACTCAAAACCAGCAAAAAGGTATACTTTGGAGAAGATAAACTATTTGTAGTTCATTATCTTGGGTAAGTTCTAATCATCCCTATGGACCTATTTAAACCAACCAAAGATGGAAAGCTTAGATTTCAGTTCTGACACTTTTGGAGCTAAGTGTGAGCCAAATTTGGAATATGAGTTAGTGGAAATAAAATAATCAAGTTTCATGTCTAAGATTGGTTGGATAATCTAtagatatgtttgtctaagtcataggaacaCCCAAAAACACAGTCAAATCAAATTGAAGAATAATTACTCATAAGTCTGTTATCCTATATAGCATCGGACCAGTGCATCGGACCGAGTACGTAGAGAGATCGTAATTGGCTTTGGTCGGTTTAactaggtgaaagtcgcctagaggggggtgaataggcaaatatgaaatttataaactttaagcacaactacaagctggggttagcgttagaaataaagtcaagtccgaaagagagggcaaaaacaaatcaaccaaagaaatatagtggatgacacggtgatttgttttaccgaggttcggttcttgcaaacctactccccgttgaggtggtcacaaagactgggtttctttcaaccctttccctctctcaaacggtcacctagaccaggtgagcttttctcttcaatcaaatgggtcacttagacctcacaaggaccaccacaacttggtgtctcttgctttgattacaaaggtgttgagaacaagaatggaggaagaagaaaagcgatccaagcggcaagaactcaaatgaacacgaaaatctctctctcacaagtcactaagtgtttggagtggtgttggactttggagaggatttgatctcttgtttgtgtcttggaatgaagtctagagctcttgtattgaatgcaaattgctggaaacttggatgccttgaatggtggtggttgggggtatttatagccccatacatcaaaccaaccgttggggttgggctgctgtcgatgggcgcaccggacagtccggtaccccaccggacactatccggtgcgccagccacgtcacccaaccgttagggttctgacggtttcgaccgttggagctctgacatcttggtgcaccggacaggcactgttcactgtccggtgcgccactggcgcctgctctgacttctgccgcgaactgtagctctgtcagggcactgtgcagtcgaccgttgcgcgaatagccgttgctccacttggtgcaccggacagtccggtggcacaccatgcagtccggtgaattatagcggagtgctcctggagaaacccgaaggtgaagagttggaggtcgatccaccctggtgcaccagacagtccggtgcgccagaccagggttctcttcggtttcttttgctcctttcttttgaaccctaatttagatctttgtattggtttgtgttaaacctttggcacctgtagaacatataatctagagcaaactagttagtccaattatttgtgttggacaattcaaccaccaaaatcatttaggaaaaggtttgaccttatTTTCCTTTCACTAGGGCCTTGTTGTACCACCTATCGGGCTATATCTCTTTATATTATACTAATAAATATGGTGAACTGGCCCAAACTAAATGTGTTTGCCCTCAACAACACCCACTTGACATCATCCCATTTATTTTTCCACCAAAACCAACTCACACTAAAGTAGAAAACTTCACAGTAGAGTTGTTCTATCTCAATTTTGGAACGGAGCTACTCCAAGGTAAAGCAGAGTTGCTTTAACTAAATTTTGAAATAGAGCTACTCTAAGGTAAAGCAGAGCTATGCCAAACAGGCACTAAATCCAATCCAACCAAATTTAGCACGTCAAACCATAATTTCAAAACATAAATTAGTGTGTTTGGTTGCGGGATAGAGACAACTGGGATAGCTATGCCCCAGCGTCCCATCTCGCTCGTCCAATTATGACAGACAGTTGGAGAAGGTCCTATGCTAACCCTAACTCTGAATCAAACAACCTTATTTAAAGATAGTCTCATTCCGCCCTATCGAATAAAGCGTAGGCAAAGAAGATTGATAAAAATGGCGGAGTTAGCTTATACGAATTTATCCAAATCCATTGTTCTGTATGGTACTTCTATTACAATAACTGAGCACATTGATACCATGTTCGCTATAGCTTGCTGCAACTTCTATATTATTTTATCACTATAAATTACAGCTGCAGGGCAAGCTGTGAGCCGTGAATGAAAATTGGTGTCACTATTGAAAACTTCAGGACATCGTATCGAACGCCAGCGGCTTCAACTGTTAGGCCTTGTTTGGTTATTGATATTACATGTGTATTGGAGTATATTGGGTAGGATTGAGATATATTTTGATTTATTATATATTTAAACCGGCTCAATCCCACCTAATATATGTGAATTATtaccaaaacgaacaagcccttagggtcTGTTCGGTTGTACCGGAATGAGTTAGGATTCATTCCAGCTcatcaaaatctatataaattagagaagtaatccggctAGGAATTAATCCGGTGCTCCAATCCGAAACAACCGAACAGGGTCTTAAGGCTTGTTCGTTTGTATCGGATTGGTGgatcggaacgattcctaaccggattgcttctctaatttatataaactttaatTAGCTGGAACGATCCCAAGTGTAATCCgacagaaacgaacaaggccttattgTGCAAGAAACCGGGTGTAAACCTGCGACTACCACGGGTGTAAACCTGCGACTACCACCGGGCGCTCGGACGGCCCAGGCCAGGCCGCGGCAACCGACAGCTCCAAGCGGATCGCACAACCAATGCGCACAAGTATAGCATAGGGCCTACTAGGGTTGTCGGGGAAACAGACAGGAAAAATTGAAGATTGGGTTCGGTAACAATCTGTTAGAATTAATATATGCACTGGTCTCAAGCTTCATCAGCAGCAAACGTACAGATAAGGCTCATTGTATCTGTGAGAACAGTGCCCCACTTGGAGCACATGTAACACCGCGCACATTCAGATTAACAGATGATAGGAGCACTAGAAAAGGAGGAATGGCCGACCGAAGAATTAAATCTGTTGTACAACAGGGCGAGATCCGGATACTGCTGCTAGCTGTGGACTCTTCTGCAACGTCTGGACACCAGAACAGCTGCATGTAGTAGCAACGGCTGTTCCACAGCTTTAGCGACGACGTTTGCCGTCGTAGTCATCCTCTTCTTCGTCAGAGTCACCTTTCTCACGGAATCTAGGATTCTTCTCCTGTAAACGAAATGTCGAATGTTTCATGATCATCTCTGGTCCACAGAGGCATAATAAGGGGCCGTGGCATAACAAGGAACAGTGCTAATACCGCTGGATCAGAGTCCGGTGCTCTCTTGGACTCCTCTGGTGCTGACCGGTCATCGTTCCGGTAGCGTTTCCGCTGGTAATCTGGAGACTCCTATCGTGTTAGTGGGCAAAAATAAACAAACAAAAGAACAATTTTGACATGTGTTTACCTCCTCTGTCATTCCTATGAGAATCTCCATGTCCTCTCTTCCGCTCACTTCTCTCATctgcacattaaaataagatagcAAATTTATGTCCCTACATATGGTTCAGGTTCAAGCATATTTAAAGATAAGAATAGAATGTGCAAAATCTACTTAAATGACTATGACCGGCAAACTAATGATCGGAATGGTTGTGAAACATGCTGCAAAGAATTGAATCGTCAAAATCATGGTCCTGACAGCAAGTGAAACACCCCAACTTATGCAAGTTCACTACATCACAAAAGTAAACTGGTGAACTAAAAGAGGAGTTAAAGTGTCCACCTAGTGGTTGCCAATAGGGTAAAAGAGAGATTGGACTGTGTAAAGAATGCTATGCAGAGGTAAGAGGAGTAACAGCCTAACACAACTgaaaaaatggtaaaattgtTTCAGATATTCCAGCAAACATGACATATTGAATCAACCAAAGTTGTTACTAAACAAACCCCTAAGAACTCAATCAAAGACCAAAATCATAGGTGTCACAAAACAAATGTGAATTTATGGGAATTGGTTCTCGAAAGAACATAATCCAAATAAATCAAACTTACAGGGAGGTGGTGCATTCGGTTGAAAAGATCCACCATAGTCAACTAATTCTCGCTGTGCTTCTAGTTCCCTCAGAACCATCTTACCGTAACCACCTCTTCGTTTGATTCATTAAGGAAACTTGGGAACTCCTGAGAGCAGTTGTTGAACAAAGGGAACATGCAAAGGCACACCAGAATCAAAATTGCAACAGTAAAGACAACAAGCACAGAGAAACATGTCATTATGCAAAAGGGTCTCTAGCCTAGTGGTTAAGGGCTTCCATGTAGCACATCCAGGTCCTAGGTTTGATCCCCCTCGGGGCGAATTTTTaagcttggttaaaaaaattccCTCGTGCCCCATCCGCTATCGGGTTACGATGCCCTGTgcgccaccctccggttgggccgttgcagagtggacaaCTGACGCTGGCCTGTTAGTAATAGGGGGCCaaggttcggggattttctcggccagaaccattgtttcggtctcttcttaatataataccgggagggcggtctttctCTCACCGGCCGAGTTTTAACATGTCATTTTATAGGTGAACTTAAGATGACACATGGAGGTCTGGAGCATGTATGGAAACATGTTATGACTTTCTATGTTCTATATAGCACCAAATTAGAATGGAGTAAACTGTAATAGAATAGCATCAAAGGATATCAGGATCATAATCTGTACGGTACTCATCTCTGACCTATGAAAGAAACAAACAATATATAAGCATAAAGCATGTAGAAACCCATGTATATTTGTTAGAATAAGACCAAGGCACTACTTGTCCACCACTTCGTCCACGGCCCCACTGTCTGCCTTCTTCAAAGCCCCAATCGAAATCAACGCGGATTGGACGATCGTCAAGCATCGTTCCACTAATGTATTTGACAGCATCTTCAGCATCCTCCCTAGAGTAGTACCTGGAAAGAGAGAATCAAATTGCATAGGCGTAAGTATGGCCATTAAAGCAACAGATACTAACAGTCAAACCAGACTAATGCAGTATTCTTGCAATGCACAGATACATGCGTGCACAGCAGAATTCCTTTTTTCAAAATTGACAGCTGATGAATGTGTAGCTCCTATGAACCTAACAGAATAGCGAGTTTGTCCAGAACAAGACAGACTGACACACTGCACCCAACAAAACATTTTGCATCTCTAAATTCAATAAGCTATGCTCTGGTTACAAATTAAAAAAACGATGATTCTCATCTTATGAATATAGAATGAAACACATGAaccacatcaaactaaacatggaaACAAAAACATAGAAACCTTGCAAGCAGAG
Proteins encoded:
- the LOC103653755 gene encoding E3 ubiquitin-protein ligase MPSR1, with protein sequence MSSLQLFPNPVYYYYQSRSIGRTMAARYTYTYGDGPGGSSCLRIGLTALPCSGVALRLSAVIDCTPGKDRMPPVTVDFLKNLPLQQREAEAPAAVAAQVTTGRFTCSSGDFLLVSQIQRVEAMVAAAGLPRECALSVEEFFRLSASNAVNTFYKAMAITVEAGALGSIVVDEHQHEHEELPPGAVVGECAICYNEYLVGGATSVKLLCGHTFHRRCMDRWTAVNRTCPYCRAPVPEEKQDCWDEDDYCDDSVSEYDEEDDGASTVPGRPQ
- the LOC100280855 gene encoding nuclear cap-binding protein subunit 2-like isoform X1, with amino-acid sequence MASLFKDPSKLSAYRDRRFKGTQEEYEAALLASTTLYIGNMSFYTTEEQAYELFSRAGEIKKIIMGLDKNSKTPCGFCFVLGVVHAYLWKSNGYGQGNPAAERHGRRRLPLLYYSREDAEDAVKYISGTMLDDRPIRVDFDWGFEEGRQWGRGRSGGQVRDEYRTDYDPGRGGYGKMVLRELEAQRELVDYGGSFQPNAPPPYERSERKRGHGDSHRNDRGDYQRKRYRNDDRSAPEESKRAPDSDPAEKNPRFREKGDSDEEEDDYDGKRRR
- the LOC100280855 gene encoding Nuclear cap-binding protein subunit 2-like — its product is MASLFKDPSKLSAYRDRRFKGTQEEYEAALLASTTLYIGNMSFYTTEEQAYELFSRAGEIKKIIMGLDKNSKTPCGFCFVLYYSREDAEDAVKYISGTMLDDRPIRVDFDWGFEEGRQWGRGRSGGQVRDEYRTDYDPGRGGYGKMVLRELEAQRELVDYGGSFQPNAPPPYERSERKRGHGDSHRNDRGDYQRKRYRNDDRSAPEESKRAPDSDPAEKNPRFREKGDSDEEEDDYDGKRRR